TGCGGCCATGCTGTTTGATCACCGCCGGAATTTCCTTGGTTCGGAATACCAGCTGCAGTTTCACCGCTTGCTGACGGACATTTTCCAACGTAAGATCGCGGCTGATGCGGCCATCTTTGACGAATAAAACACGATCGGATAAACCGTCTAATTCGGCGAGATTGTGGGACGCAATCAGAAAAGTCCGCTGACCATCGGCTACCGCATCCACCACCAAATTGACAATGCGCTCACGAATCAAGACATCCAGCCCGTCGAATGGTTCATCGAGAAAAACATACGGGGATTGGCTCGCCAAAGCCATCGCCACCATGACCAGCGCCTGATACCCTTTGGATAGCCCCTGAAACCGTTGGCCACCGGTTAACCCGAATTTTTTAATCAGGTGCAGAAACGCTGCTTGATCGAATGAAGGGTAAAGCAAGGCATACGTTGTCGCAATTTTGGCCAATGCATACTTGCGAAAGAATAAATGTTGCTGATCTAAGTAAAAAATGGCTGCTTGTTGCGGCGATTCGTTTGTCAGATCATGCTGATCCAACGTGACCGTCCCGCCGTCAGCGATATACTGGCGGGTGACGGTACGAAAAATCGTGGTTTTGCCGATACCATTTGGGCCGACCAATCCAACAACCTGGCCGCGATCCAGCGAAAACGTGATATCGCGCAGGACTTCCTGATTGGCGATTCTTTTTTGCAATTTAGTCACGATTAAACTCATACACGATGCTCCTCCTTTTCAGCCAACCATGCTTGCAATGTCGCTAAACTGATGCCTAGGCTTTGTGCTTCCACGACAATTGCATCAAACTTTGGACGGAACGCCGCCACTGCTCTTGAATTCGCGTGTTTTAATGGCTCAGCCACAAATGTGCCGCGCCCAGGTTCAACGTAAATCACGCCGTCCGCCTCCAGTTGCTTGTAGGCTTTGGCGACGGTATTGGGATTCAGCTGTTCTTGCTTCGCCATTTCCCGCACCGATGGCAGTTTATCGCCCGGCTGCATAATGCCTTGTAGAATCCGGGTCTTAATCTGCAACACCAAGCGTTCATAGTACGCCAAATGAGTATATGAATCGGTTGCCATTCCGGCGCCCCCTTTCGTACTACGTGTACTATTATACATAGTACACTCAACAACGCAAGAAAAAAACGCCGTCCATCTGTCATGGACGACGCATTTTCTTTTTTCAGTTAAGCTTCCGGTTCGTTGAGCGTTGGCCCATAATGTTCCAGGAAGTAAATCAAGGTCTGTAGTTCCGTTGCCAAATCCACATTTTGTACCCGCACGTAGCTAGGCACCGAAATGCGAATCGGGGTGAAGTTCATGATCCCCTTAATCCCGGCTTTAACCAAATCATCGGTGATATGCTGGGCGGCATCAATTGGCACCGTCAAAATCACGATTTCAATCTGCTGATCTTTAATTTGCTTAATCATTTCATCCATGGGATAAATTGGTACCCCACTTTGAATGGTTCCGGCTAAATCAGGGTTGATATCGAATCCGGCACTAATCCGAATGTTGTTAGCCTGTCGAAAATTATAATTCAACAAGGCATGGCCAAGATTGCCGACACCAACCAGCCCGACATTAGTTAGCCGATCCTGATTCAGAATCTTTTTAAAGAATTTCAGCAAATCGTTGACGTCATAGCCGTAGCCGCGTTTGCCCAATGCACCGAAATAAGAAAAATCACGCCGAATCGTTGCCGAGTCAACTTTCACCGCGTCCGACAGTTCAGTTGAACTGATCTTGGTTGTCCCGGAATTCGCCAAGAAATTCAAATATCGGTAGTACACGGGTAGGCGTTTCGCCGTTGCTTTGGGGATGATTGTTTCCGCCATGTAAGCAAGCCTCCTGTAGAAGTATTCCCATGCAGAACATGTGAACTGTCCAACATAGTATCTTCTGCTAATATTAGCTGGTTTATGGCCTGAACGCAAGCGGATACATCTTCACAAGCATATTTTATTGTGCGAATGCATCATCAGGGAACGCACGCCCATGAACAAAACTATGGTATATTAGGTTTTAACGATTATTGTGAAAGAAGGTATTCCTGTGATCATTTTGCAGGCACAACAAGTTAGCCGCAGCTTCAATGGCAACGAATTATTTGCCAATGTGAATCTTGAAGTCCAAGATGGCGCGCGCATCGGCCTTGTTGGCCCCAACGGGATTGGTAAAACCACCCTGCTGGAAATCCTGACTGGGATCGCGCCACCGGATAGCGGTCAGGTGACGACCATGAAGAATCTATCCATTGGCTATTTGGCCCAAAACTCTGGCCTTGATTCGGATAAAACGATTTTCAAAGAAATGTTGACGGTCTTCGCCCCGCTGCAGGCAATGGCGCGACAAATCCATACTTTAGAGGCCAAACTCGGCGATCCTAAACTCATTGCGGACAAGCCGGCGTTTGCCGCAACCATGAAACAGTACGATCAGCTGCAACACGATTTTAATGAGCAAAACGGTTATGGCTATGAGGCCGAAATCCGTTCGGTCCTCCATGGCTTCCAGTTTGGTGAAGACACTTACGACAAGCCGGTCGGCACCTTGTCCGGCGGCGAACGTTCCCGTCTGGCTTTGGCCAAGCTCCTGCTGGAAAAGCATGACCTGATCATCCTCGACGAGCCAACCAACCACCTTGATATCGAAACACTCAGCTGGTTGGAAGGCTATCTCAAAACTTACCCCGGCGCCATTTTAACGGTCAGCCACGATCAATATTTTCTTGATCACGTGGTCACCGAAATTTACGAACTGGATCACCACCACGCGACCCATTACAAAACCAATTACAGCGGATATCTCAAGCAAAAGGCTGAGCGCCGGGCGCAGGCTTGGAAAGCGTACACCAAGCAGCAAGAAGAAATCGCCAAGCTCCAGGATTTCGTGGACAAGAATATTGTCCGCGCCAGCACCACCAAGCAGGCCCAAGCGCGCCGGAAACAATTGGAAAAAATGGATGTTCTGGAAAAACCGACTGGTGACGACAAAAGTGTGCATTTTAACTTCACGCCCAATCGTCCCAGCGGCAATGAAGTGCTCAAAGTCAACCAAGCAACGGTGGGGTACGTAGCTGATCACCCGATGGCCGGTCCTATCGATTTCCAAGTCAATAAATTCGATCGGATTGCCATTATCGGACCAAACGGGGTCGGTAAATCGACTTTACTCAAAAGTATTTTAGGCAAAATCCCGTTTCTGGCTGGATCGGCAAAATTCGGCGCTAACGTTGATGTCGGCTACTACGACCAGGAGATCCAACAACTCAATCCCAAAAATACCGTGATTGACGAAATCTGGGATGAGCACCCAATGATGCCGGAAAAAGATGTTCGTTCCGTTCTGGCTGCCTTTTTGTTCGGCCCAGACGATATTCAAAAGCCGGTCAGTGCCTTATCCGGCGGGCAAAAAGCGCGGCTGGAGTTGACCAAGTTAGCGCTCAAACATGATAATTTTCTGGTGCTTGATGAACCGACCAACCACTTGGACATCAACAGTAAGGAAGTCCTTGAACAGGCATTAAAAGATTTTAATGGCACCGTTTTGTTCGTGTCCCATGACCGTTACTTCATCAACGAACTGGCAACCAACGTCATTGCCATCGCCCCGACCGGCAGCACCACTTACCTCGGCAACTGGGACTATTATCAGGAAAAGCTGGCCGAGACCAAGGCAGAGGCCGAAGCTGCGGCTGCTGAACAGCCAACCGCCAAAACCGAAACCGCGGGCGCCACCTCGTATCAACAGTCCAAAGAAGATGCCCGCGCAACCCGTAAGTTACAGCGGGAAGTTGCTGACTTAGAGGCACAAATGCAGAAGCTTGGCGACCAAGCGACCACGATCCAAAAAGAAATGACTGCCCCCGATGTTTTGAGCGACTATGTTAAAATGCAAAAGCTGCAAACCAAGCTCGAAGAAGTTCAAAAACAAACCACGGACGTTGAGAATGCTTGGGAAGAAAAAAGCATTCAGCTTGAAGACATGGAAACTGCCGACAAGTAGGCTGCGAAAATTAGCCCCCGATCAAGATCAATTAACCGCAAAAAAGCTGGTACTGGAATACCCACTTGTTTCCGGTGCCAGCTTTTTTATATTTTTTAATTGCTACGTTTAAACTTTTTGATCCAGCAACCCGATTGCCTGCTGTAAAACTTTCTCGCCATCCATCATCCCATAGGCTTTCATGTCAATAACGGCCATCGGAATTTTTTTAGCGTCGGCTTTGGCTTTGAACTGACTTTCCATGAAACGGACTTGCGGGCCGAGCATCAGTACCGAAACTGGCTCGGATGCCAGTTTATTGTCGGCATCGGCGGCTGCGGTGGCAAAAACATCAACGTCCATACCGTCTGCTGCAGCTGCTTTTTTCATTCGCTGCACCAACATTGAGGTGGACATACCGGCGGAGCACACTAACATAATTGTTTTTTCAGCCATGGGAATCATCCTTTCGTTAACAAACTTATCGATAAGTTAAGTTTAACTAAATCAACGAACCCCCGTCAACGAAAGTGCTGATGATTCACTCATGGCCCTAAGCATGGGCAAAGCTCAGGCCCGGATTCGCATTGAGATTCTCGGAGGCAAGGTGGCGCTTCGCCAATTCAATGTGTGCGGCTGCGCCGATCATGGCACCGTTATCGCCGGTTAAGCGCAACGGCGGAACGATTACGTCCACATCCGGAAAATGCACGGCCAGCGCTTCGTTCATGGCTTCTTTGAGTCCTTGATTGGCTGCTACCCCGCCAGCGACAATCAGCTGTTTGACCGGATAGTTTGTCAGGGCTTTCTGGGTTTTGTGAACCAGCACATCCACCACCGCAGCCTGGAAACTGGCCGCAAGATCTTCGCGACTTAGCGTTTCACCGATTTGATCGGCATGATGCACCGTATTGATCACAGCGGACTTCAAGCCGCTGAAACTGAAGTCCAGGTTATCCTCTTTATCCATGGCACGCGGAAAATGGAAGGTATCGTGACCCAAGTGTGCCAAACGATCGACTTCTTTCCCTGCCGGATATGGGATGCCCAGAATCCGTCCCACTTTGTCATAGGCTTCACCAGCGGCATCATCCCGGGTATCACCAATAATCTCGAACTCACCAGCAGCTTTCATGTAAACCAGCTCGGTATGGCCACCAGAAACCGCCAGTGCCAATAATGGATAAATTAGCGGCTTAACAAAGCGGGCGGCGTAAATATGCCCAGCCATATGATTGACCGGAATGAGCGGTAAGTGATGGGCATAAGCAATCGTTTTGGCAGCTGTCACGCCGATCAGCAGTGCGCCAACCAGACCCGGGCCGTATGTGACTGCTACGGCCGTTAAGTCGGTATAGGTCACCCCAGCTTCTTTTAGTGCTGCGTCTGTTACCAGCGTAATCTGTTCGACATGGTGCCGACTGGCGACTTCCGGAACGACGCCGCCAAAACGCTGGTGGCTCTTGATTTGCGTCGCGATAATATTCGATAAAATTTTGTTACCATTTTCAACGACAGCCACACTGGTTTCGTCGCAGCTGCTTTCAAATGCTAAGATCAATTCCCTTGCTGCCACATTGTTCTCCTCTACAAACATGATGGTTCCAGATGTTACGGCAAAGGCCGATACATATCCAGTGCATCATCGTGATTGCTGACATAATAACCTTTTTTTACTTTGCCATCTTGAAAACCGAGCGAGTGATAAAGCCGCTTGGCAATGTCATTATTTGTTCTAACCTCAAGCGTGACCTTTTCACTGCCGTATTCAATGGCCCGGCCAATCATAAACTGCATCAAAAAGCGACCCAGCCCCATATGCTGGTAAGCTGGATCAACGGCAATATTGGTAACGTGAGCCTCACTCATTGTAAACCACGTGCCAATCAACGCAACCATCTGACCGGCGTCTTCAACGGCAAGATACAACGAATGGCGCACTTTGCGTAATTCAGAGAAAAACGCATAGCGATCCCACGGCGTATCATGATAAATCCGCCGCTCGATTGCCAACGCTGCGTCAACATCAGCCTCCGTCATGCGTCGTAATAAATATTCCTTATTCCGGACAGTGATCGTCCGCGGTTCAAACTGCAGTTCATCAGGCGTCGTGCGGTCAAACCACGACCTAAACTTTCTCAACATAAACATCATGTCCTTTGCCGGGATGCGCCTTAAGCCAGTTGTTTTCGGCTTCCGTTAAGCGTAAATAGCGCGGCACAAAATCATAGACAGAAACCGGTGGTAAATCTTTGCCTAGCTGACCCAGTCGTAACGCTTGCGGCAGATTTAACCAATCTGGGGCAAAATGAGCCAAACCGCCCAATGCCTCGATAATCTGTCCGCGAAACATCGCTGCATCGGATCCGACAAAGATGACCGGCTGCCGCAACGTTGTCAACTCGGTGAGTAAAAGCGTCAGCGGAACGTGACGATCCGTGACCACATTGATCAGTTGGCCTTTGTCCCACTGGTAAACACCTGTGAAGACATTGTTGCGCCGTGCATTCATAATCGGCACAATCATGGCTTTGGTGTCTGTGATATTCGCCGCTAACACTTCCAGGCTGGAGACACCGACCAATGCGATGTTCAGCGTATATGCCAGGGTTTTCCCGGTAGTCACGGCAATGCGGATGCCCGTGTAGGAACCCGGACCGTCCGCAACAATAATTTTATCAAGATCTTCAGGTTGCAAGCCACTTGCCGCAACCAAATCGTCAATCGTTGGTAATAACTGTTCACTATGAGTCCGCTCATGATTAATGGTCGTCTGCGCCAATAACCGATCATTGTCCAACACGGCAACCGACATCGCCTCATTTGAGGTATCAAGTGCTAATAATCGCATAATTCAGGCCTCCCTTCGGCGATACAATCATGGCAATAGTTTATCACAAATGGCCTTAGAGCGTGAGTGGTATATTCGTGCGGCTGCATACAGGCCGCTAGCAGCCCGCCTCTCACCGAACCAAACGAACCCCAAGCATGACCCTCAACTACAAGGATAACCACGCTTCGCCGGGATTAGGCAGTTCCCCGTTCAACGCCGCAAGCAAAATGAGAATGCTACCAATCATTAAAAGAATCTGTAATAGAATCTTAAGCCATAAGCGTTGATGAATGATATTTTCCGGCGTCCAGTACAAGTCCGCGGCACTCTGGATCCCGGTCGCCTCGTTGGCAGCCAGCAGCTGATCATGCAACCATTTTGCCAGCCACATCCAGGCAAACCCGGCAACGACCGCACTGATGGCCAGTACCCACAACGCTTGATTGCGCGTGGTTAAATAATCTGCCGTAAAAATATATAATCGCCTAATAAGCGGCAAGTGACTCAGTTCGTTGTAAAACTGATTCCCAATCGCAAAAGCGAACGCTAAGCCGCTGATCCAACTGCCTGTCAGTCCGACACGGCGGATCTGCTGCGCCAAAGCATTTTCACGATATAAGTTGCGGACATACGTTTTCCGGCCAGTACGTACCTGATTCGGGTACATCATCTTGTGCGTCGTCAGCTGCATAGCGACAATTTTACGCTCCAAGGACCACGCCCATAAACCGGTTCCGGCCAATGCGACCGCGATCAGACCAAGCAATAAAAGATCCATCGTCCGCCTTCCTTTCCAGAAACTTTGATTCGCCTATTTTAGCAATTAATCCAGTGAGTGACCAGTTAGACGAATCAGATGGCTCTCATAGAAAACGCGTTCTCTGGCGCAGAAGTCTGCGTGTAAGGACCTTGGTCGCAATGGCCAAAGCCCGGCCATTACGCCCAAGGCCACTTACACTCCGACTTCTAACCGCGCCAGTTCACGCTCTCAAAAAAGCAGCAGCAACCTTCTCAGTCACCTAGAAGATGACCGAGAAACTTGCCACTGCTTATCTAAACGTTTTTTAAAAGACAATCGTCAATTAAAGATGCGGCCGAATCCGTTCGACGGCTTTTAACGTCCCATAAGACAGTGCCGTCTGGATCGGTAACATGACCACGTTCTTAATCGTTCGTGGCCAGATAATTCCCTGCCAAGGCGTCCCCATCATGTTCAGCCACAGCGTTGTCAAAATGACATTACTGATCAGCAACACCAACCCGACACCAAGTAACGTCCGCATAACCGTTACCTTCTTGCCGTGGAAGAACATGCCGTAAATCATCGCAGCAATTGCGGCACTAAGCGTGAACCCGGGAAAATTGGCGCCCGGATTGAAGACCATAATCGACAACTGGTCATTCAAAGCAGCGGCACCCGCGGCCAGCCATGGTCCGAAATAATACCCCATCAAAATGGTGGCGAAAAATGCCGGACTGATCTTAAGCCATGGCGTACCAAAAGAAAAACGGCCCAAAACAATCTGCATCGCCATCAACATGGCCATATACACGATATTCCGGGTGGAAAGCTTGGGACTACTGAACGATAAAACTTGCATAAGCTGCAATCTCCTTTTTTGCGGAGACGCCTAAATATCAGGCGAATGCGGCATCTGCACCGCGACTTTCGTCTTCGTCTGCCGTTCACATTCCGTTCCAGCAGCACTTAACGCGCAGATTCCTACTCCTAGATTTTGGCACGAGTTCTATCGTACACCGAAAGTTAACCAAAAGAAACCCCTTGAACGTTCGCATCAGCACTTAAAGGCAGGCTCAACCATTGACGCCATCGTGAAAATTATCTCACGACTTTCTCGGTATTTTTTAGCGCTACACCAAGTCTGCTACCAGATTGGTCCGCTAAAATGATGCCTCGTAAGCAAATTTTTCTTAGTTGCTCAAAACTCCCTGACAAAGGGATTCCCTCAAAGGCGGTGTACTCAGAATTTTGGGTACGCCGCCAATTTTATGTGAGCGTGAGCCAGCGCGCTTAGGAGTCGGAGTGTAAGCGGCCTTGGGCGTGATGGCCCGGGCTTAGGCCATCACGCCCAAGGCCCTTACACGCAAACTCCTCCGCCGGCGAACGCGTCATGGTGAACGCGTTATGGGCGTAAGAACACCATAACCCACCAAATACTGCAACAATCTCACTTCCCGCATAGACTTGCACTCAAAACTCCGTATAATAAGTCTCGATAACCTTTGAAAGGAAGCTTTGACCGTGACTAAACATATTCTCGTTTTACATACTGGCGGCACCATCTCCATGACCGAAACCAGAGACGGCGACATCATGCCCAGCAAGCATAATCCATTGCTCGGCGCCGATAGTTTTGTGCCAGCCGGCGTCGAACTGACTAGTGAGGAGATTTTTAATCTACCATCGCCGCACATGACTCCGGAGCGGATGCTCACCTTAGTCAAACGCATCCGCCAAGCGGAAAAAGACGGCGCTGACGGGGTGGTCGTCACCCACGGTACGGATACTTTAGAAGAAACCGCCTATTTTTTGGATCTCACCCTGGATTCCGCCATGCCGGTCGTTGTCACCGGCGCCATGCGTTCCAGTAACGAAATTGGCAGCGATGGGCTAGAAAATCTGCAAAGCGCGATTAAAACCGCTGCCAGCGACGAGTCGCGGAACAAGGGCACCTTGGTCGTGATGAATGATGAAATCCATACCGCCCGTTTTGTGACCAAAACCCACACCACCAACGTCGCAACTTTTCGGACGCCGACATTCGGGCCGGTTGGGCTTGTCACCAAAGATGGTGTGCGTTTCTTCCAAGAGTTGATCAACCAGGAAGTCTGTGCCATTGACCACCTTGTCGACCACGTCTTCTTGATCAAGGCATACGCAGGAATGGACGGCACGTTGTTTGACGCGCTCCCGGAAAACATCCACGGTCTGACCATTGAAGCACTCGGCGCCGGTAATCTCCCACCAGCCACCTTGCCGGCTATCCAGCGGCTACTAGACCGGCACGTGCCGATCGTGCTGGTCTCCCGCTGCTTCAATGGGGTTGCTCAAGCCGTCTACAATTACGAAGGCGGCGGCGTCCAGCTCAAAAAAATGGGCATCATCTTCTGTCAGGGACTCAACGGCCAGAAAGCGCGCATCAAGCTGCAAGTTGGTCTGAGTGATGGCAAACGCGGCCAAGCGCTCGCTGACTTCGTTGATAATGCCGTGAGTTAATTGAGCTAATGAATGAAAAGCAGTTCTAGGCGACAGATTTTGTCCCTAGAACTGCTTTTTTGGCACTTTAGCATGAGTCATACAAAACTTACGCTTTAAAATCATCCCAAATCATCTGGGCCTCGGCGTTCACTTCACCATCGGTAATAACCCGATGTAAGGTTCGCATGGGGTCATCCGGATCAGCCTGAAATTGGGCTTTTGGACTCGTCCCATACGCCACTTCGCGCTCGTAACGAATGTCGGCACCTCGCAAGGTATGTGAACTCAAAAAGTCATAGCCAAGGCTATTTTCCATCCACTCCAGATAATGGGCATTGTTCACATGGCCATTGCTGTCAATGTCAAAATAGCGCACATGAAACGTCTCTTCGCCATCCGGTTGATCAACCTTCTTGAATCGCGGGAACCGTTTGATTTTGCGATCGGAAACCGCACCAACCCGTTCAACAAGCTCAGGAATAACGTCAACGATCTTACGCGTGCGCAAGTCCATAATGACCCAATTGCTGCTGACGGAAACAAGCCGGTTACCTTGCGCATCGTCAATCCAGTAATCACGGTAAGTAAAATATTTATTGTAAGTCGTAGCTTCGGTCCCGACCCGCAGCAGTTCTTCGATTTTTGGCATACGTTGGATTTCCATGTGATATTGGGTGATCACCCAACCTGCGTGGAATTCACTGATGGCATCAATGCCGGCATGCAGCTTCTCCAACTGACGTTCAGACACTTCTAGCATCACATTCATCGTATTGGCTAAGCCCGCACGGCCAAACCGATCACCCAGAAAGCCTGGAATGCGATAATCTTCTTCATAGACTTTTCCCATGAAAATCCCTTCTCTTTCGTTTCGACTTGTTTCTGTTAGTCGGTGCTCAAGCGCGCGTACTGGCGCTGGTTCACGCTCTCCCTTAAACGCGCTCACTGGCGCAGAAGTCTGCGTGTAAGGACCTCAGGCATAATGGCCTTAGCCCGGGCCATCACACCTGAGGCCACTTACACTCCGACTTCTAACCGCGCCGGTTCACGCTTCTCCCTAATTCGTGATAAGCATCATACACCACTTGTTTAGCAACCCCGTTTTGCTTGGCGACCAGCTTGATCGCTGCATTCGGTTTGGCGCCGGTGGCAACGATGGCGGCCACTTGGTCTTTGAACGGTGCCGCGCTTTTGACAACTGGCTTATCCGGTGCTCCTGCTACCATGATCACAAATTCGCCTTTCAACTCATTCTCGGCATACGTTTGCAGTTCCGTGATCGTCCCGCGGATAAAGGTTTCGAACTTTTTGGTCAATTCTCGCGCCAAAACGGCCTGGCGATCACCGAACGCTTCCAACATCGCAGCAAGGGTTTTCCCGACCCGATGTGGGCTTTCATAGAACAAAAGCGTTGCCGGTTCAGTCGCCAACTTGGCCAAAATGCGTTGCTTTTCGCCGGCTTTGCGCGGTAGAAACCCATAAAACAAAAATGGCTGTGGCGCCAATCCGGAGGCAATCAAGGCCGTTGTCGCAGCATTGGCCCCTGGTAGCGGAACCACCGGCACACCATGTTCAATCGCCGCATGGACCAATTCCTTACCGGGATCGGAAATCGACGGCATCCCCGCGTCACTCACCTGAGCAATCGTCTGCCCGGCCTCCAGTTTCGCCAACAACTCCGGAATGCGCATTTGGGTATTATGTTCGTGAAATGAAATGGTTTTGGTCGTAATCGCAAAATGATTCAACAACATCTGCGTATGGCGCGTATCTTCCGCGGCAATTAAATCAGCCGTTTTCAAAATTGCCACCGCCCGAAAAGTCATATCGTCCAGATTTCCGATCGGCGTCGGCACCAGATACAAAGTCCCGGTGGTATGCGACCCAAAGCTTCGTCGCTGCTCCAAATCAATTCTCCCCATAAATAATATCAAGACAAAAGGCGCATGGCTCGTCATTAACCCGGCGCTGGCCATAAAACATCGGGCAAACGTGGAATCCTTCATTGTAGAGGCTTTCCAGGTTCTGCTTCGACTTGGATAACTCGACGCCGCCATCGCTGGTTTTGTTGTCATCTTTTTCCAGCTCTGCCAGGTGCTGACGCAGATGCTTATTCTCGATTTCAAGTTCCGCGTTACATTCTAGCGTCTCCGCCATATCGTCTTTCATCGCCGCAATTTCCTTGAGCATCTGCTGGGCGTGTTTCTCAAGGACTAAGAAACCATCGTACAGTTCTTTCTTTTCCACAAGATCACCCTTCTAAGAGTTTAAGCATTAACTGTTCTGTTGCCGACTGAAACGTCACATTCTGGCTCAAGCGCACCTGCGCCGTTAAAATGGCCTGCAAATCATCGGTCAGTTGCCGACTCGATAACTTCGCCAACGCAGCAACCGCCGGGATATCCAGCTGTTGCGTCGCCGCAATTTCAAAATGGCGATTCAAGGCATCGGCATACGCCAAGCCGATCAGCGCTAAAATCTGACGTTGTGCCGCAGCATCCTTGGCAACCGGTAACAATTGGGTCTGCACCCGCACAAAGCTTTCAGGATCATGGTCAGCCAAACGGTCCAACAACTGAAACACGCGATTGACCCGATCCTGGAAGTCCTCGGCAGTCAATAATTCCTGAGCTTCGCTGACATTACCGGTTAACCGGCCAGCCACCCGCGCCAATTGCGGATTGGCACCGTCTTCTTCTAATTTGGCAATCACCGCTTGCCGATCAGGGCTTTGGAACGTAATCACCTGCGCCCGCGATAAAATCGTTGGCAAAAGTTGATTTTTCGATGATGCAGTGAGAATCACCGTCATGCCCGGCACTGGTTCTTCAAAAAACTTCAGCAGCGAATTAGCCGCTCCTGCCGTCATTTTATCAGCATCTTCAACGATAAACACGCGGCGGTTGCCTTCCACACCGGTTTTGCTCATTTCCTGTTTCAAGTTGCGAATATCATCCACCTTAATGCTTTGGGTACTGGTTTTGAGCACCATCACA
Above is a window of Lacticaseibacillus casei DSM 20011 = JCM 1134 = ATCC 393 DNA encoding:
- a CDS encoding acyl-[acyl-carrier-protein] thioesterase, which gives rise to MGKVYEEDYRIPGFLGDRFGRAGLANTMNVMLEVSERQLEKLHAGIDAISEFHAGWVITQYHMEIQRMPKIEELLRVGTEATTYNKYFTYRDYWIDDAQGNRLVSVSSNWVIMDLRTRKIVDVIPELVERVGAVSDRKIKRFPRFKKVDQPDGEETFHVRYFDIDSNGHVNNAHYLEWMENSLGYDFLSSHTLRGADIRYEREVAYGTSPKAQFQADPDDPMRTLHRVITDGEVNAEAQMIWDDFKA
- a CDS encoding DNA replication initiation control protein YabA; the protein is MEKKELYDGFLVLEKHAQQMLKEIAAMKDDMAETLECNAELEIENKHLRQHLAELEKDDNKTSDGGVELSKSKQNLESLYNEGFHVCPMFYGQRRVNDEPCAFCLDIIYGEN
- the holB gene encoding DNA polymerase III subunit delta', yielding MAKFLIDSLQPKLVAQFARIIDRKQLAQSYLFVGPKGAGKLELAEWIALRLFCQNVQDGAPCGECPECERILNHNHPDVMVLKTSTQSIKVDDIRNLKQEMSKTGVEGNRRVFIVEDADKMTAGAANSLLKFFEEPVPGMTVILTASSKNQLLPTILSRAQVITFQSPDRQAVIAKLEEDGANPQLARVAGRLTGNVSEAQELLTAEDFQDRVNRVFQLLDRLADHDPESFVRVQTQLLPVAKDAAAQRQILALIGLAYADALNRHFEIAATQQLDIPAVAALAKLSSRQLTDDLQAILTAQVRLSQNVTFQSATEQLMLKLLEG
- a CDS encoding asparaginase; the encoded protein is MTVTKHILVLHTGGTISMTETRDGDIMPSKHNPLLGADSFVPAGVELTSEEIFNLPSPHMTPERMLTLVKRIRQAEKDGADGVVVTHGTDTLEETAYFLDLTLDSAMPVVVTGAMRSSNEIGSDGLENLQSAIKTAASDESRNKGTLVVMNDEIHTARFVTKTHTTNVATFRTPTFGPVGLVTKDGVRFFQELINQEVCAIDHLVDHVFLIKAYAGMDGTLFDALPENIHGLTIEALGAGNLPPATLPAIQRLLDRHVPIVLVSRCFNGVAQAVYNYEGGGVQLKKMGIIFCQGLNGQKARIKLQVGLSDGKRGQALADFVDNAVS
- a CDS encoding folate family ECF transporter S component, which translates into the protein MQVLSFSSPKLSTRNIVYMAMLMAMQIVLGRFSFGTPWLKISPAFFATILMGYYFGPWLAAGAAALNDQLSIMVFNPGANFPGFTLSAAIAAMIYGMFFHGKKVTVMRTLLGVGLVLLISNVILTTLWLNMMGTPWQGIIWPRTIKNVVMLPIQTALSYGTLKAVERIRPHL
- the rsmI gene encoding 16S rRNA (cytidine(1402)-2'-O)-methyltransferase, whose translation is MEQRRSFGSHTTGTLYLVPTPIGNLDDMTFRAVAILKTADLIAAEDTRHTQMLLNHFAITTKTISFHEHNTQMRIPELLAKLEAGQTIAQVSDAGMPSISDPGKELVHAAIEHGVPVVPLPGANAATTALIASGLAPQPFLFYGFLPRKAGEKQRILAKLATEPATLLFYESPHRVGKTLAAMLEAFGDRQAVLARELTKKFETFIRGTITELQTYAENELKGEFVIMVAGAPDKPVVKSAAPFKDQVAAIVATGAKPNAAIKLVAKQNGVAKQVVYDAYHELGRSVNRRG